The Nitrospiraceae bacterium genome includes a window with the following:
- a CDS encoding DsrE family protein, with translation MATKKFGILLSTPPTHPSVATVAELCREGLSQGYDLYLYFIDEGVKNLHDSRYMDLAAGGVKLFVCAYGCQQHGVTTEGIDSRVSLCGLVVLSNIVNGCDRFLAFT, from the coding sequence ATGGCGACGAAGAAGTTTGGCATCCTGTTATCCACACCCCCGACGCACCCCAGTGTCGCGACGGTCGCCGAACTCTGTCGTGAGGGGTTGTCGCAAGGCTACGATCTCTATTTGTACTTCATCGATGAAGGGGTAAAGAACCTGCACGATTCCCGATACATGGATCTCGCTGCGGGGGGAGTCAAACTCTTCGTCTGCGCCTATGGGTGTCAGCAACACGGGGTCACGACCGAAGGCATCGACAGCCGTGTGTCCCTTTGCGGGCTTGTCGTGCTCTCCAATATCGTCAATGGCTGTGACCGGTTCTTGGCTTTCACCTGA
- the gyrB gene encoding DNA topoisomerase (ATP-hydrolyzing) subunit B, translating into MAKDDQQDTTTKPKSDSYSADQIKVLEGLDAVRKRPAMYIGSTGVDGLHHLVYEVVDNSVDEHMAGFGEAIDVTIHIDGSVTVIDNGRGIPTGMHPTQKKSAAEVALTVLHAGGKFEQGAYTVSGGLHGVGISVVNALSEWLELEIWQDGQVFEQRYERGKPLTPLAVTGKTKKRGTKVRFKPDGQVFETLEFSFDVLAQRLRELAFLNKGLAITLRDDRKEKEQVFHYKGGIVSFVEHLNEAKTPLHKPIYVKVEKPDLILEVALQYNDSYAENLFSFANNINTREGGTHLVGFKAALTRTINSYASANELLKKEVESLAGDDVREGLTGVVSVKVRNPQFEGQTKAKLGNSEVKGIVEAAVNEALGTYFEENPSVARKIIGKAIDAARAREAARKAKELIRRKSALDGGSLPGKLADCSEKDPALSELFIVEGDSAGGSAKQGRDRKFQAILPLKGKILNVEKARFDKMLTSDEIRTLIMALGTGIGRRKDDSEKPDKEAFDIAKARYHKIVLMTDADVDGSHIRTLLLTFFFRQMPELLERGYIYIAQPPLFKVKKGKTERYLKDEAAMNDYLADLAVEEVEVFVESGRDYVTGRRLLPILKKLIAFESLLHKVNKRYHEANMLRLFVDEPGLDRDMLKNRAALELLVSNVTALLALVYPKGAPTVEIVEDEEHQSNKLVCRVAAGGMTHQLEVNHELVGSADFRELQKQAPSAIGLGKPPYKIRAGGVETLKHGTAELAQAILEEGKQGLNIQRYKGLGEMNPDQLWETTMDPEKRTLLRVKLEDVTGVDEIFTILMGDEVEPRRNFIQQHALEVRNLDV; encoded by the coding sequence ATGGCCAAGGACGACCAACAGGACACCACCACCAAACCGAAATCCGACAGCTACAGTGCGGACCAGATCAAGGTCCTCGAAGGACTCGACGCCGTCCGGAAGCGCCCGGCCATGTATATCGGGAGCACCGGCGTGGATGGGTTGCACCACCTCGTCTATGAGGTCGTCGACAACAGCGTCGACGAGCACATGGCGGGGTTCGGCGAGGCCATCGACGTCACCATCCACATCGACGGCAGTGTGACCGTCATCGACAACGGGCGCGGTATTCCTACCGGGATGCACCCCACGCAGAAAAAGTCTGCGGCCGAGGTCGCCCTCACCGTCCTCCATGCTGGCGGCAAATTCGAACAGGGCGCCTATACGGTCTCGGGGGGTCTGCACGGGGTCGGCATTTCCGTGGTCAACGCGCTGTCGGAGTGGCTGGAGTTGGAAATCTGGCAGGACGGTCAGGTTTTCGAACAGCGCTATGAGCGGGGGAAGCCCCTGACGCCCCTGGCCGTGACCGGCAAAACGAAAAAGCGCGGCACGAAGGTGCGGTTCAAGCCGGATGGGCAAGTGTTCGAAACGCTGGAGTTCAGCTTTGATGTGCTGGCGCAGCGCCTGCGGGAATTGGCCTTCCTCAATAAGGGCTTGGCCATTACCCTCCGTGACGATCGCAAGGAAAAGGAACAGGTCTTCCACTACAAGGGCGGCATCGTCTCCTTCGTCGAGCACCTCAACGAGGCCAAGACGCCCCTGCACAAGCCCATCTATGTAAAGGTCGAAAAGCCCGACCTGATTCTCGAGGTCGCGCTCCAATACAACGACAGCTACGCCGAAAACCTGTTCTCGTTCGCGAACAACATCAACACGAGGGAAGGCGGTACGCACTTGGTCGGCTTCAAGGCGGCGCTGACCAGGACGATCAACAGTTATGCGAGCGCTAACGAGCTCCTGAAAAAAGAGGTCGAGTCCCTCGCGGGCGACGACGTGCGCGAAGGGCTCACCGGCGTGGTGAGCGTGAAGGTCCGGAACCCGCAGTTCGAGGGGCAAACCAAGGCGAAACTCGGGAACAGCGAGGTGAAGGGCATCGTCGAGGCGGCGGTCAACGAGGCGCTCGGTACCTACTTCGAAGAAAACCCGAGCGTAGCCCGCAAGATCATCGGGAAGGCGATCGACGCAGCCCGGGCGCGGGAAGCGGCCCGCAAGGCCAAGGAACTGATCCGACGGAAGAGCGCGTTGGACGGAGGGTCGCTGCCGGGGAAACTGGCGGACTGCTCCGAAAAGGATCCGGCGCTCAGCGAGCTGTTCATCGTCGAGGGTGATTCGGCCGGCGGTTCGGCCAAGCAGGGTCGCGATCGGAAGTTCCAGGCGATCCTTCCGCTCAAGGGCAAGATTCTGAACGTGGAGAAGGCCCGTTTCGACAAAATGCTGACGAGCGACGAAATCCGGACGTTGATCATGGCGCTGGGTACGGGTATCGGCCGCAGGAAAGACGACAGCGAGAAGCCAGACAAAGAGGCGTTCGACATCGCCAAGGCTCGGTACCACAAGATCGTGCTCATGACCGACGCCGACGTGGACGGCAGCCACATCCGCACGCTGCTGCTGACGTTTTTCTTCCGGCAAATGCCGGAGCTGTTGGAGCGAGGGTACATCTATATCGCCCAACCGCCGCTGTTCAAGGTGAAGAAGGGCAAGACCGAGCGCTACTTGAAGGACGAAGCCGCGATGAATGATTACCTCGCCGATCTCGCGGTGGAGGAGGTCGAGGTCTTCGTCGAAAGCGGACGGGACTACGTTACGGGCCGGCGACTGCTTCCGATTCTGAAGAAGCTGATTGCTTTCGAGTCGCTGCTGCACAAGGTCAACAAGAGATACCACGAAGCGAACATGCTGCGGCTCTTCGTCGACGAGCCGGGGCTGGACCGAGACATGCTCAAGAACCGGGCGGCGCTCGAGCTGCTGGTGAGCAATGTCACGGCGCTGCTGGCGTTGGTCTACCCCAAGGGTGCGCCGACCGTCGAGATCGTCGAGGACGAAGAGCACCAATCGAACAAGCTGGTCTGCCGAGTCGCGGCCGGCGGGATGACCCATCAGCTGGAGGTCAACCACGAATTGGTCGGGTCGGCGGATTTCCGCGAACTGCAGAAGCAGGCGCCGTCGGCCATCGGGCTTGGGAAACCGCCGTATAAGATTCGCGCCGGAGGTGTTGAGACGCTCAAGCATGGCACAGCCGAGCTCGCCCAGGCCATTCTTGAGGAAGGTAAGCAGGGTTTGAACATCCAGCGCTACAAAGGTCTGGGTGAAATGAATCCGGACCAATTGTGGGAAACCACGATGGATCCCGAAAAGCGCACGCTGTTGCGCGTGAAATTGGAAGATGTGACCGGCGTCGATGAGATCTTTACGATTCTCATGGGAGATGAAGTCGAGCCCCGGCGCAACTTCATTCAACAGCACGCACTGGAAGTCAGAAATCTCGACGTGTGA
- the dnaA gene encoding chromosomal replication initiator protein DnaA translates to MWNEALAYIQEKVPKQVYETWFTPVILDRVDETTAYLGVPNKFFGDWLSEHYRDLLAEAVSVAQGGGGRMNVSFVVSRKPHVPAVEPAAAPGAINRGLIAARPKRGVQLNPKYTFRSFVVGAGNQFAHAACMAVAEQPAKAYNPLFLYGGVGLGKTHLLNAIGNHVAERSDLRIAYLTTEQFTNEVINSIRYDKMMDLRKRYRNIDMLMIDDIQFLAGKERTQEEFFHTFNTLYEARKQIVLSSDRFPKDMPDIEERLRSRFEWGLIADLQPPDVETRIAILRKKSEDERISLPEDVIHFLANTMKNNIRELEGSLVRLGAYSSLTGQVITLDMAKNVLRDLIGDKKKIVSIEDIQEVVGAKYHVKIGELKSRRRSKTLVHPRQIAMYLCRELTDASFPEIGRHFGGKDHTTIIHACRQIAKAKEADSTLHTTLEGLKEQILRA, encoded by the coding sequence ATGTGGAACGAGGCATTGGCGTACATTCAGGAAAAGGTGCCGAAACAGGTGTACGAGACGTGGTTTACACCTGTAATCCTGGACCGGGTCGATGAAACGACCGCATACCTCGGGGTCCCGAACAAGTTCTTCGGCGATTGGCTGAGTGAGCACTATCGCGACCTCCTGGCTGAAGCCGTGTCGGTTGCCCAAGGCGGCGGAGGACGAATGAACGTCTCGTTCGTCGTGAGCCGCAAGCCCCATGTGCCCGCTGTAGAACCGGCAGCCGCGCCCGGCGCGATCAATCGCGGGCTCATTGCGGCGCGGCCCAAGCGCGGCGTGCAACTCAACCCCAAGTATACGTTCAGGAGCTTCGTGGTCGGAGCCGGGAACCAGTTTGCCCATGCCGCTTGTATGGCCGTGGCCGAACAACCCGCCAAGGCCTATAACCCTTTGTTCCTGTATGGCGGCGTCGGTTTAGGGAAGACCCACTTGCTGAACGCAATCGGCAACCACGTCGCGGAACGCAGTGACCTCCGGATTGCCTACCTCACGACGGAACAGTTCACGAACGAAGTCATCAATTCGATCCGGTACGACAAGATGATGGACCTACGGAAACGGTATCGGAATATCGACATGCTGATGATCGACGACATTCAGTTCCTGGCCGGGAAGGAACGGACCCAGGAAGAGTTCTTCCACACGTTCAATACGCTCTATGAAGCCAGGAAGCAGATCGTCCTCTCCAGCGACCGGTTCCCCAAGGACATGCCGGACATAGAAGAGCGGCTGCGGTCGCGGTTCGAGTGGGGGCTGATCGCGGACCTTCAGCCGCCCGACGTGGAGACGCGAATCGCCATTTTGCGAAAAAAATCCGAAGATGAGCGGATTTCTCTGCCGGAAGATGTCATCCATTTCCTGGCCAACACGATGAAGAACAATATCCGGGAGCTGGAAGGCTCGTTGGTCCGATTGGGTGCCTACTCGTCCCTGACGGGACAGGTCATCACGCTGGACATGGCCAAGAACGTGCTCCGGGACCTGATCGGGGACAAGAAGAAGATCGTCTCGATCGAGGACATCCAAGAAGTGGTGGGCGCGAAATACCATGTGAAAATCGGCGAGCTGAAGTCGCGGCGGCGCAGCAAGACGTTGGTTCATCCGCGACAGATCGCCATGTATCTGTGCCGGGAACTGACCGATGCGTCGTTTCCGGAAATCGGGCGCCATTTCGGCGGCAAGGACCATACGACGATCATCCACGCCTGCCGGCAGATCGCCAAGGCGAAGGAAGCCGACTCAACCTTGCACACGACTCTGGAAGGCCTGAAGGAGCAGATTTTGAGGGCGTAA
- the dnaN gene encoding DNA polymerase III subunit beta, which produces MKVRIAREELLTGLQRVQGVVEKRNTMPILSNILLEAKHDGAEIVATDLEIGMRGLYKATVLEAGGVTISARKLYEIIKELPGGDIELTSSDNNWTTIQCGKSQFKVVGLPSTDYPALPSIEREGLTPLAGAGLLELIRKTLFAAGDNDARYILNGLLVTLTSTDKKTTLRLVGTDGHRLAVAEREVGQPGAKSAAQEIKAIIPKKAAQEMRRLLEEGGDAEPLIGFTKNLMIFRKSGLLLTSRLMEGNYPNYQQVVPKESGKRITVNRAELESALRRVSVLSKDKANAVKVSFAPGGMTLFASNPDYGEATEELPARYEGDALQTGFNARYLLDAFSVMDGESVTLQMDSSLSPCLIQEPESPGFKCVVMPIKI; this is translated from the coding sequence ATGAAGGTACGCATCGCTCGAGAGGAACTGCTGACGGGTCTGCAGCGTGTGCAGGGGGTCGTCGAAAAGCGCAACACGATGCCCATCCTCTCGAATATCCTCCTGGAAGCCAAGCATGACGGCGCGGAGATTGTCGCGACCGATCTGGAGATCGGCATGCGCGGCCTCTACAAGGCCACGGTGCTGGAAGCCGGCGGGGTCACGATTTCGGCTCGCAAGCTGTACGAGATCATCAAGGAATTGCCCGGCGGAGACATCGAGCTGACGTCGAGCGACAACAACTGGACGACGATTCAATGCGGCAAGAGCCAGTTCAAAGTCGTCGGCCTCCCCAGCACGGACTACCCGGCTCTGCCCTCGATCGAGCGGGAAGGCTTGACGCCTCTGGCGGGCGCGGGTCTGCTGGAGTTGATCCGGAAGACGCTCTTTGCCGCGGGCGACAACGATGCGCGCTACATCTTGAACGGGCTGCTGGTCACGCTGACTTCCACGGACAAGAAGACGACACTTCGACTCGTCGGAACGGACGGCCACAGGCTGGCCGTGGCGGAACGCGAGGTCGGTCAGCCTGGCGCCAAGTCGGCGGCTCAGGAGATCAAAGCGATCATTCCCAAGAAGGCGGCCCAGGAAATGCGGCGGCTGCTCGAGGAAGGCGGCGATGCCGAACCATTGATCGGGTTTACCAAGAACCTGATGATCTTCCGGAAGAGCGGTCTGCTCCTCACCTCGCGCTTGATGGAAGGCAACTACCCCAACTATCAGCAGGTCGTCCCCAAGGAGAGCGGCAAGCGCATCACGGTCAACCGGGCCGAGTTGGAAAGCGCGCTGCGTCGTGTGTCGGTCCTGTCGAAGGACAAGGCCAATGCGGTGAAGGTGTCGTTCGCCCCCGGCGGGATGACGCTCTTCGCCAGCAATCCCGACTACGGTGAGGCCACGGAAGAGTTGCCCGCGCGGTATGAAGGCGATGCGCTGCAAACCGGCTTCAATGCACGGTATCTGCTGGATGCCTTCAGCGTCATGGATGGCGAATCGGTCACGCTGCAGATGGATTCCTCGCTGAGCCCCTGCCTCATCCAGGAGCCGGAGAGCCCCGGGTTCAAGTGCGTCGTGATGCCGATCAAAATTTGA